Genomic DNA from Penaeus monodon isolate SGIC_2016 chromosome 15, NSTDA_Pmon_1, whole genome shotgun sequence:
TGGTAACACTCGCGGTCCTCTCGCCTCTCGTAGCCACAGTCACGGAGGATGCGGATCTCGTTGTTCTGGTAGACTGGAAGATAAAAACGAAAGATTAATGCTCATTTCTTGGTGTTTAAGCGGTGGGTGGCTTCGGGGATTGTAATGGTTTGAAAGAAGATGACGATAGTTAAGGTGGAATTGCTGTGGGAAATTAATGCTTATAATGAACTATGGTGTATGTATGAAGAGAGAGGCATCTTAAGTATGATCACAATGCATGGAAAACCTGATCAAATGGGAGCTCTTTCAATAATCAACATATCAGGGGTCAAGATGCAATACTGGGCGTCATGCCAACTTATAGTCAGGGCTAATAAATGTAGTCATTCaaattgaatattaataaaatatcaaagaaaggGATCAATCAGCACAAANNNNNNNNNNNNNNNNNNNNNNNNNNNNNNNNNNNNNNNNNNNNNNNNNNNNNNNNNNNNNNNNNNNNNNNNNNNNNNNNNNNNNAAAGAAAAGTAACAAAGCAAAGTTGTTAAACAAATATTTCCACATTTGCATCGGCAAAGGCTTGTGGGTTTTCCGAATTCAGTGTCAATCAATATTCATTctatagttgatttttttttctgggagagggtggggggtgagaatGGAAGGAAGATTCACAGCATTCGAATAGTGTAAAAAAAACATCCATACAGCATTCCTGGTCCTTTTACTCCAAACTCTTTAATACTTATCTCCTTGGCGATTGAAACTCACCAACTtcaactgaaaaaataaaacagtatctGTCAAAAAAAGGAAGTATGGCTAAAACATTATGGGACCTCTCTATTGTGCCTGAAACTTCTCAAAACTTCAAAATCAGATTCTACACAAAGTTTTTAAATGCACATAAGTAAATTGCCTTAAACGCTGTTCATTCTCTTCATGTTGGGGGAGAGGATGAAAGCACATATTTCGCTTTGTATCTGCGATCCAAATGAAACtgtacaccatttttttttattgaaaaacaataacaaaatactgGCACTGTAGAGAGGTTATCCAGCAAGGAATGGCGGGGTGAAGTCATGcatattcatgattttatctaAATCTATAAAACTAAGTGATCATCACAAGAAGTAAATAAAGATTATACTAACAAAGGTCAGATCCGTTTTTGCGCCTTTCccgaaaataaagatatataccaATCAAAATTACTATCAGCAtgcgaaaaaaaatctaagaacattaattaatattaattagcaACATTTTACAGTTCTGTATCTAAACCATATTCAGTCTTTGTATCAAAGTCATCTAGGCGGTAAGCTATATTTTTCCATGAAACATGCATAACCCTGGACCACATCTAATCCAAATGActctaaataacaataaataaaagtatttctGTTACTAAATTACAGAGCTtgacaaacaaaatataagagctaataaacaatgatactgagttttataaaatattcaacACAAAGAAACATAAGTGTATCATGATGTCTAAATTCTAATGGAAACATAAAGGTCTTTGTGTCTAGCCAATGGAAGCAGAATATTTGTCGCGTGGAAAGAACGATCTTACATTTCCGATCCAGTTATATATCTTTGCTTTGACGTTTCAAAATTCCGAATTATCAGCAAAAAATAACTGGACACATTTTGCATGCTTTGATGATGACGTGAAAGTAATCTGCACTATATGGTTTATTTTTTGGCATGCACACTACGCTAGCTTTTATTTGATTGTACAATTTAGTTAGTCGTCAGTACTTTAGAACTAAGATAATCTAACCCTCGGTAATAATCATACTGATGTTAGATACTAGTTCTAAAATCCGTAATATGCTCCTGTTttgttagtttttagtttttgtcTATGAGTTTATGTCAGAAAAAAACCACTATACACACGAGTAATTCCTTGTGTATAGTATTCCCATCATATTCTTTTTATCAAAACAGTATACTTGTTTTGTCATTCGCCAGagtatatgttttgttattctatttGCTACGTAAACCGCTGAACTCACTATCCATCCTCATCTTGCGGCAGAAGGGCGTCTGGTTGTCCTTCTCCTCGCAGGTCTTGATGAAGGCGTTCTGGAGGGCCGTGGAGTTGACCTGGAACTCGTCAGCGCACGCCTGGTCGTCGTGCGAGTTGCACACGAAGCACTCCAGCGCCACGGCTGCAACACAAGAAGGCAGTGTTAATGGCAAGNNNNNNNNNNNNNNNNNNNNNNNNNNNNNNNNNNNNNNNNNNNNNNNNNNNNNNNNNNNNNNNNNNNNNNNNNNNNNNNNNNNNNNNNNNNNNNNNNNNNNNNNNNNNNNNNNNNNNNNNNNNNNNNNNNNNNGACTAACTAAATTTCTCTATTAAAAAgagaataattatgattttacagTTAATCATTGATATAAAGATGCGAGTTTcatgataaaattgcaatcaagcttttttgacaaaaaatatttcttatttcattccAACCCAAAAAATCTGACGTAATTGAAAGATAAATATTTACAGGTTTGTGATCATGATTTTTTcacattcgtttttttcttgtcactgaaagaaaaaaaatcacaaccaaaaataaatatttagttaAAATCGCTCTCCAGTGTTACTATCATTTCGGCAAAGGAGGTAAATGCGTTGATATAGCCCAGACATCGGTTTTAATATTCCTAACAACAGTGGAAATTCGGCTAAATTTGCCAAAACTATGCCTTACACAAATTTTACTTACTAATTCAGTACCATGCTACAAAAGGTACCGACTCTAAATAACGCCGATATCTGGGCTCTAGTGTTACAATCGCAAAGGTGGTAACAACAGGTGTTCATTACCGCTGTTAATTTGAGGCGACATTTTGACTCGAATCGCACATAAAACCTGGATCCCTGAAAATCGAAGCGACACAAAAGTGCTGTCAGTGCACGATAAAGGTGGAGCCGGAATCCCTGCGTTTGACATGGAGTTCACTGACAGACAGGGGAACTGACGTAACATCCACGATACTTGTGATAGTTGGCGGAAAAATAGGGGATTGATTTGACAGGTGACTGACGATGGAGGGTCGTTACACCATGTTTTTTGACAAATAAGCGGGAGGGGTCTATTNNNNNNNNNNNNNNNNNNNNNNNNNNNNNNNNNNNNNNNNNNNNNNNNNNNNNNNNNNNNNNNNNNNNNNNNNNNNNNNNNNNNNNNNNNNNNNNNNNNNNNNNNNNNNNNNNNNNNNNNNNNNNNNNNNNNNNTACTAATAAGTTACTGTACAAACGGAAGGAAAGGCGGTATATACCCAACTGACTAACAGAGATTAACAACCAAGGCGGTATGAGAATAACCAAATATACAACAAAGAACATTTCGAAGAGATTAATCTGAACGAATAAATATCTCAGAAGAATTGCTAGCTGGTCACTCTCACAACACTCCAGCCAGTGACCTATGTAGGCGAGATCTAGCGGAGAGATAGGTCTTGCCACGCCTTCCCcatataacactattaatattGCCCCTGGACTTAAGttgcaaacaggaaaaaaagtgNNNNNNNNNNNNNNNNNNNNNNNNNNNNNNNNNNNNNNNNNNNNNNNNNCGGAACTAGACGCAGGCCTATATAATAAGAAGTTTCACTCCCACCTTGGCAATGAAACCCACACGAAGAACTTTCACTCGCGCTCTCAGTCACCAGACCGCCTGTCTCTAAACCTTAAAAGGTGAAGCTGACATTATATCAGCATAGAAAGTTGTCTATGAATACGAACCCAAATTAGATTTACATCGAACCACCATATATAGAAACTGTTTTATCTAACTGATGTTAGAAATATCTACTGATTTAACCATCATAATTAATTTACTCTCATAACTAGCAGCCGACCAACAACCTTAACA
This window encodes:
- the LOC119581969 gene encoding uncharacterized protein LOC119581969 (The sequence of the model RefSeq protein was modified relative to this genomic sequence to represent the inferred CDS: added 85 bases not found in genome assembly) — its product is MMKTVVALLAIIGTAVALECFVCNSHDDQACADEFQVNSTALQNAFIKTCEEKDNQTPFCRKMRMDIEVVYQNNEIRILRDCGYERREDRECYQKRSDDYIVDVCQCDEDLCNGAPSLSLAPLLALALPFFARFL